The genome window GAATCACGAAGCGTACGTCATTATCTATGTTTGCCAATATCCGCAAAGGTGGAATTATTGCTGTTGGCCTACGTGAGGAAGATGAGCTTATTTCCGTTAAGCTAACTGATGGTACGAAGGATATTATGATTGCAACTCAGAATGGTTATCTCATTCGCTTCGAAGAAACACAAATCCGTTCAATGGGAAGAACAGCTGCAGGGGTAAAAGGGATTTCATTACGCGATGACGATGTCGTTGTTTCCATGGAAATTATCGAGACTGACTCGAAAATTCTGCATGTTACTAGTAATGGATATGGAAAACAAACACCAGAAGCTGAGTATCGCCGAATTAATCGCGGTGGTAAAGGGGTATTTACAAGTAAATTAAATGAGAAAACGGGTCATGTTGTAGCGGTTAAAGCTGTAACAGGGGACGAAGACTTAATGCTCATTACGATTGCTGGTGTGTTGATTCGTATTCCAGTAGAAAGTATCTCTGAAACTGGACGCAGCACAATGGGTGTTCGTTTAATTCGCTTGCAGGACGGCGAGGAAGTAGCAACAGTTGCGAAAATCGAGCATGAAGAAGATGCCGAAGAGGAACTCGTTGAGAATACAGATGAAACGACAGATTCAGAAGTAAATCAAGATACAGAAGAATAAAATGAATAACAGATAAGGTGGCTTACTTTTGAAGTAGTCACCTTATCTACTATTTACATAAGGGCAACTGGGGGAAAATAATATGTTAGTAGAACCATCACAACTTATTCCAGGATGCGTTTTGATAAGGGACGTTAATGGAAAGTCAAATCGGCCAATCATACCAGAGAATACAGTTTTAACAGATGAACATATTATAGTTTTGCAGAAATACTTAGTTCAAACAGTAGCTGTTGCTTCGAAGCTAATAAATGGCGATAAATATATACCAAAGCCGATTGATCAAAAGAAGGTTATTAAACAAGAGCAACTAAAGACAAAGCAAGCAAGTAAGCAAAATCAATCTTTTTCTGATCAATTTAATGAAGTGGTAGCAAATTATAAGACACTATTTAACCAATGGCAAAATGGAATGCCGATTGATATACCGGCTGTAAGGAAACTTATTATCCCACTGTTAGAAAGAATTGAAAACATTAATATCGAAGCATATACCCTTCATCATGATACAACGAAATCAGAGTATATTTATTACCATAGTGTAGCAGTTGGTATACTTTCTGCATATTTAGGTAAAAAGCTGGATTATCCAAAAGGTGAATGGTTACAAATTGGGCTTGCTGGATTCCTAAGTGATAGTGGAATGGCAAAAATAGATCCTAAAATTATTTCTAAAGCGAGCTATCTCACTGATTCCGAATTTGCAGAGATTAAAAAACATCCAACATATGCGTATCGTCTACTGGAACATCTTCCAGCAATTAACCCCGCTGTGAAGCTGGCTGTTTTACAGCATCATGAACGATTAGATGGCAGCGGCTACCCATTAGGGTTAACACAGGATAAAATCCACATTTACTCAAGAATTATTGCTATTGCCGACACGTACTATGCGATGACGAGTGACCGATTATATCGGGAAAAGAAATCCGCATTTCAAGTAATTGAAGAGCTTCAAAAAGAGCAATATTCGAGGTTAGATTATCAAATTGTAAAGGTCTTTATTCATCATTTGATTAATGTTGCGATTGGTTCACAGGTTGTCCTATCCAATGGTCAGATTGGTAAAATCATATTTGTTGATTCTGATCATCCAACACGACCTATCATCCAGCTGATTGATAGCGATGAACTTATTGTATTAAAGGATATGCCTGATTTATATATTGAAAAAGTTATGAAGGACTAGCCTGATGGCTGGTCCTATTTATTTTAAGGATCATTTCTTATTTTTAATGATACAATGTGAGCTTTATTGCTGCATATGCTCTGCTATATTCCCTTCCGTTTGCTTAGTTTGTGTATAGTGCCTGCTCAAGCATCATTGGCATTTTCTTGGCAGTAATCTGCAGGAAATGTGTGATGAATGGATAATCCTGATCAGGCTTTAATTGTAATAGCTCGCCCCACCACTCTGCTTCATAGCGACTAAGCATACTTAGATTATATAAAAGCAAATAGTGAATAATAATCTCAGAAATCGGACAATATGATTCACGGTGGATTGGGAAGTAAATAGTTTCATCCTCCATATGAAAGAAAAAGGGACCTCCTGCTGATTGCCTGAGCAATGAATTTAATTCTACATGGATGGTAGATTTATCATGTTTGATTTGCTTGATACATGGTAAATAGGCTTGAACTCGGTGGATAAAAGCGTTCTCTGTTAAATGATAGGTATCCAATAGATGCATAGGAAATTGTAAATGTGGAGAGTGACAAGATCCAATAGTCACCATTTTTGCTTGTTTACCGTATGTAAAGTAGGAATCCATCTCAGGGATTAAAGCGAGTAGTTCTCCCATTTTAATTTTCTCAAATGGCAATTTTTTCATAGATAATAAGTGTTCAGAGAAATATGGAAGAAGACCATGATGCTGCACCTTCACCTCATCCTCCATAAAGCTATAATTCTTTTTCTTCCGTTTTCTTGCTGTAACACCATGGGCTAAATAAGTTGTCGATTCAGGGTAATCCGGTCGTTTTGTTAAAAGGCATGCTTTTAATAAATGTGTCAATCCATAAAAATACAATATCGGGCGCGCAAAGAGATCAAGCTGTTTCCCACTTTCGAAAAAACGATTCCCATGATCAAGATAGTAGATAAACGTATTACAATTTGCATAGCTCTTTGATTCTGCATCTTTGGTGCCAATTTTTTTATAACATTGTAATAGGTATCTTTGCGCTGTTTGTTGTGATTGCAGATAGGTATAAAATTCATTTGATTTATTCATAAATTTACCTCTATTAAGATTTCTGAATCTATTTTCTATTTGGTTTCCATTAATCTCTAGTTGAAAATTAGGATATCTTGGCGTATTGTATATAAAAATAGATGTACCTACCTAGTTTAATCTTTTTACTTCATAACATACATACAAATAAAAGGAGGACTAATAATGCGTGAAGATAAGTTTACGAAAGAAGGATTAACATTTGATGATGTGTTGTTGCTGCCTGCAGCATCAGAGGTTTTGCCGAGGGATGTTAATCTTAGTACAGATTTATCGCTGAATTTAAAGCTAAAGACACCGTTTATTAGTGCGGGAATGGATACTGTCACAGAAGCAGAAATGGCAATTGCAATGGCTCGTCAAGGCGGCCTTGGTGTGATTCATAAGAACATGACGATTGAAGAGCAAGTAGAACAGGTTGACCGTGTGAAACGTTCAGAGAGCGGCGTTATTACGAATCCATTTTTCTTAACTCCTGAGCATCAAGTATATGATGCAGAACATTTAATGGGTAAATTCCGTATTTCTGGCGTTCCGATTGTAAATTCAATTGAAGAACAAAAATTAGTAGGTATTTTAACTAACCGAGATTTACGATTTATTCAAGATTATTCAATCTCCATTGCTGAAGTAATGACAAGTGAAAACCTAGTCACAGCCCCAGTAGGAACGACATTAGAAGAGGCTGAGAATCTTCTGCAGCAATATAAAATCGAGAAGCTGCCATTAGTAGATGATAATAATATTCTAAAAGGGCTAATCACGATTAAGGATATTGAAAAAGTAATCGAATTTCCAAATGCAGCTAAGGACAAGCAAGGAAGACTAATTGTAGCAGCAGCAGTAGGAGTTACTGGCGATTCTGTAAAACGAATTGAAAAATTGGTAAATGCTGGAGTTGATGCCATTGTCATCGATACTGCACATGGACATTCAAAAGGTGTATTGGATCAGATTAAGGCGATACGTGAAATATTCCCTGAGTTAGATATTATTGCAGGTAACATCGCAACTGCTGAGGGCACAAAGGCCCTAATCGAAGCTGGCGCTACAATAGTTAAGGTAGGTATTGGTCCTGGATCAATTTGTACAACACGTGTTGTAGCAGGCGTTGGTGTACCACAAATAACTGCAGTACATGATTGTGCTGTAGCGGCAAGTGAATATGGCGTTCCAGTCATTGCTGATGGGGGAATTAAATATTCTGGTGATATCGTCAAGGCATTGGCAGCAGGTGCACATGCCGTTATGTTGGGCAGCATGTTTGCAGGGACAACAGAAAGCCCTGGTGAAACAGAGATTTACCAAGGAAGAAAATATAAAGTATATCGTGGAATGGGCTCATTAGGAGCAATGAAAGCAGGCTCTAAGGATCGCTACTTCCAGGAAGAATCCGATAATAAGAAACTCGTTCCAGAAGGTATTGAAGGAAGAGTTCCATATAAAGGATCTGTTGCAGATACGGTACATCAATTAGTTGGTGGATTACGTTCAGGAATGGGCTATTGTGGCACAGGTACAATTGAAGCACTGCGTAAGGATAGCCAATTTATCCGGATCACGAATGCAGGATTACTTGAAAGTCATCCACATGACGTTCAAATTACGAAAGAAGCGCCAAACTATTCAATCCGATAGGTTATAAGAAATTTGTAAGAAAGTAGATGGGGGTTTCAACGTCCCGTCTATTTTTTTGCCCTTTTCTATGTTAAAATAATATGGTGCATATTTTTATTGTACAAAAAATTGTTGGAGGTACGGGAAGTTGAAACAAAATGTAAAGAAAGGACTGTCATTTTTACTTATTTCCTTAGTATTTATGACGTCATTAATAATACCATCATTTTCTGCACAAGCAGCAGGAACGTTAGATCTTAATGCAGAATCAGCAATATTAGTAGATGCTGAAACAGGGAAGGTTTTATATTCTAAAAATGCCGATGTAGCTCTTCCTCCAGCAAGCATGACAAAAATGATGACAGAGTATCTAGTACTTGAAGCAATTAATAACGGAGATATTAGCTGGGATACAACCACACAAATTAGTGATTATCCTTACAAAGTTTCTGCAAATCCATCATTTTCAGGTATTGGATTAACACAAAATAAAGATTATACAGTTCGTGATCTATATAATGCTATGGCAGTATTCTCTGATAATGGTACAACGATTGCACTTGCAGAACTCGTTTCTGGTTCTGAAGCTGAATTTGTAAAGTTAATGAATCAAAAAGCGGAGGAAATGAGTCTTCCTGAAGCTAAATTTGTCAATTCAACGGGTATCGATAATGCTGACCTTGTTGGAATTAATCCAGACTTAACAGATGAAAATGGCAGCAACTTATTATCAGCTAAATCAGCTGCACTATTAGCATTTCATTTAATCAATGATTATCCAGAAGCATTGGATATATCGAAACAAACGACAGTAGAATTTGAAGGATATACAGTAGAGAATCTTAATTGGATGCTTCCGCATGACGCAACTAATTTTAAGCAATATTATTATGAAGGTATGGACGGGCTAAAAACTGGCCATACGATTTTAGCAGGATATACGTTTACAGGAACATCTGAACGTAATGGCAGCCGATTGATTTCAGTTGTTATGAAAACGGCTAGTGAAGATGAACGCTTTAAAGAAACAGCGAAATTGATGGATTACGGTTATACACAATTCCAATCAACAGAATTATTCCCGAAAGGCTATAAGCTAGAGGGTGAATCTGCAATACCAGTTGCAAAAGGGAAAGAAGATACGGTTGAAGTGTCCTTAAATGAAGGAGTAACATTACCAATCGATCCAGATAATGCGGACAAGTATCATATTGAATACAATATCGATAAAGATAAACTTAATGAAGATGGCGAATTAACAGCACCGATTGAAAAGGGAGAAGTAGTTGGTACAGCAACCGTCAAATTTGACGGTGAAAATGATTTTGGCTATATTTTCCCTGAAAGTGAATCTACTATTGAGTTAGTAACGGATGATGCAGTAGAGAAATCAAATTGGTTTATGCTTACATTAGGTGCAATTGGTGATTTCTTTGCAAATCTATTCACTGCTTCTGTAGATTGGATTAAAGGTCTATTCAGCTAATTTTTAGTAGCACTTGCATTCAATTAGAAAATTGATTAAAATAGACTGTAATTAAATGCAAACAGTATTGATAGGAAATAGTAACAGCATCTCTTTCATGAGAGAGTCGGTGGTTGGTGCAAATCGACGTTAGAATGTTGTGAATCCATCCTTGAACTGGTTTATGGAAAAGACCCGTATCTTAGTAAATAAACCCGGTATCGTACCGTTAACACGTTTGAGCCGGAAGAGACAATTCTCTTCAACAAGGGTGGCAACGCGGGAAATATACTCTCGTCCCTATTTATTAGGGACGGGAGTTTTTTGTATGCAAAATAGAGGCTAATCATTCTGCATACACCATAGTGCTTACTAATTAAAACAATATAAGGAGGAATTTTTATGTTAGACATGAAGTATTTACGTAACAATTTTACAGAGGTAAAGGATAAGCTTACACATCGCGGAGAGGATTTATCTGAGCTTAATCATTTTGAAGAATTGGACAGTAAACGAAGAGAATTAATTATCCAAACAGAAGAATTAAAGGCGAAAAGAAATGAAGCGACGAAACAGATTTCTGTATTGAAGCGAGAGAAAAAAGACGCAGAACCAGCAATCAAAGAAATGCGTGAAGTTGGTGATCAGATTTCCGTACTTGACCGCCAGTTAAATGAAATTGAAGAGCAATTACAACAAATTATGCTATCTATTCCAAACATTCCACATGAAAGTGTACCAATTGGTGAGGACGAAGAGGATAATATTGAAATTCGTAATTGGGGTGTCCAGCCTACGTTTGATTATCAGGAACAGGCTCACTGGGATATTGCTTCTAAGCTGGACATTTTAGATTTTGAGCGAGCAGCAAAGGTAACAGGCAGTCGTTTTGTATTTTACAAAGGACTTGGTGCAAGACTTGAGCGTGCACTAATTAACTTTATGATGGAGCTGCATGCAGATGAACATGGTTATGTAGAAATGCTTCCGCCAACAATCGTTAATCGTGCTTCAATGACTGGTACTGGACAGCTTCCGAAATTTGAAGAGGATGCGTTCAAGCTAGAGGGCTGGGATTACTTTATGGTTCCGACTGCCGAGGTACCAGTAACAAACTATCATCGTGATGAAATTTTACCAGGTGGGAATTTACCGATTAAATATGTTGCATTTAGCGGAAGCTTCCGTTCTGAAGCAGGCTCTGCTGGACGTGACACACGTGGCTTAATTCGCCAGCATCAATTTAATAAAGTGGAACTCGTTCATTTTGTAAAACCAGAGGATTCTTATGAAACATTAGAAGTTCTTACCGGGCATGCTGAAAAAGTATTGCAGCTTCTAAACCTGCCATACCGTGTAATGAGCATGTGTACAGGTGATTTAGGATTTACGGCAGCGAAGAAATATGACATTGAGGTTTGGATGCCTAGCCAAGAGAAGTATCGCGAAATTTCTTCTTGCTCTAATTTCGAAGATTTCCAAGCAAGACGTGCAGGCATTCGCTTTAGAAGAGAAGCAAATGGCAAGCCTGAATATGTGCATACACTAAACGGATCAGGACTTGCAATTGGTAGAACAGTTGCGGCTATCTTAGAAAATTATCAGCAAGAGGACGGTTCTGTAATCGTTCCTGAAGCATTGCGTCCATACATGGGTGGCAAAGAAGTAATTAAATAGTTTCAGATTAGGTAGAGAGCAGAAATTGCTCTCTACCTTTTTTCCTCATATAGGAAAAATGTGACTTATGCAATGGTGTTTCAATCAGTTGTTAAAAGCTGTACCAAGAGAACAGGCTACATTGATATTTCAGAGGAGTTTCTAGTTCTCCGTTATAATCTATAGCTGTAAGAGAGCGAGATTTTACTTTATCCTATGAATAGGTGGATAAACGATAGCAAACGCACAAACCCAGCGAAGTGTATTTTCGGAGCGACTGGCCAGAGAGCAATTGTTCTCCAAAATGATTTCTCACTTTATACAACCAAATAACAACAAACATAACGAAATAATCCAAAGTAAGACTGGAGAATCAAGGGGGAATATGTCGAAAAAAATATTGACAATCTAAAATGAGCATGATATATTATATCTTGTCGTTACGGAGGTATACCCAAGTCCGGCTGAAGGGATCGGTCTTGAAAACCGACAGGCGGGTCAAACCGCGCGGGGGTTCGAATCCCTCTACCTCCTCCATTAATTGAATTTAATTAGAATAATTAATAGATAAAAACCGTTACAATTTTGTAGCGGTTTTTTTAGTAATTAAGAAAAAACTTCCTTATTTGCACTTAGGTCCTCTAATTATTTTTCCTTTAGAAATGAGTCTAAAAAATGCTTCGGAATTTGTAATTTCACATCGTCAATTCCTAAGTAGTTTTCGTCATAATCGGGTACTTGATGTTCCTTAATATAATTTACTTCCTTATAAAGTTGTTCCATCCTCAAATCCAATTCATTTGCAGCAGTTGCCGCATCGGCTAATTCCTTCTCTAAGTGGTCAGGTATTGATTTATTATATTTATAGTATATTTTATGCTCTAGACTTGCCCAGAAGTCCATTGCCACTGTGCGAATCTGAATTTCAACATATACTTGCTCTTCACGGTCAGACATAAATACAGGGATAGCTAGCACTAAGTGTAGACTTTTATAACCATTTGGTTTTGGATTTTTAATATAATCTTTGCATTCAATTAGCATAATATCCTTCTGTTTTTGAATCATGTCACTTATCCTATAAATATCCGTATTAAAAGAACAGACAATACGAATTCCAACAATATCTCTTATATTTTTCTTAATAGAATCTAACGACATCTCAATGTTTTTACGATGTGCCTTTTGCAAAATACTTTCTGGTGACTTAATACGTGATTTGATATGTTCAATTGGATTATAATCGTGAAAATGCTGGAACTCCTCTTTTAAAATCGTTAACTTCGTATCCATCTCTCGCAAGCCAAATTTATATGTCATCATGAATCGGGTTACTTCATCTCTGATTTCCTTTAATTGCTGTAGGTAATCCTTTTCCATATCTAGTTGTCCTTTCTTACCTTTAAATATAGGCTAAGTAAATTATATCAAAAATTGGAAACCATTGACGGGTTTATCCCTCTCTTCGCCTTGACAAAAAAGGGATGAACGAATATAGTTCAAAATAAAATAATAACTGTATAAACCTATTTAAAGGAAGTTTTTACATATGGAAGAGGGATTTGTCTGATGGATAAGAAAATAGCCTTCTTAGGGGCTGGATCTGTCGCAGAAGCGATTATTTCTGGAATGATAAGATCCGAAGTGGTTAATAAGGAACAAATTATCGTTACGAATCGAAGTAACCTGGAACGACTAGAGCAAATGAAAAATAACTACGGTGTACAATGTACGACTGATAAGGAAGAAGCATTTAGTTATGCGGATATTGTCATGCTTGCTGTAAAACCTAATAATGTAGAGGAATCGCTCGAATCAATTAAAGCTTATTTGAATCCGAATCAATTGATCGTCTCAATCATTGCTGGTGTGACGACAGAATCGATTCGTAGTAACATTGGAATCGATGCAGGAGTTGTACGCGTAATGCCAAATACATCAGCATCGATTGGCCGCTCAGCGACTGCAATTACCGCAGGGGAATTTGCTTCAGAGCAACAGGTTACTCTCGTTGAGTCTCTCTTTCAATCAATTGGTATTACTGCGATTGTAAAAGAAGAAGACATGCATATTGTGACAGCAGTATCTGGAAGTGGGCCGGCATATTTCTACTATCTGGTAGAAGCAATGGAGAAGGCCGCAACTGAATCTGGACTGGAGAAAGAAATCGCAGATAAACTAATTACACAAACGATTCTTGGTGCCGGAGAAATGCTGAAGCAATCTGGAGAAACCGCTGCCGGTCTGCGAAAGAAAATAACAAGCCCTAAAGGAACAACAGAAGCAGGGATCCAGCAATTAGAGGAAAAAAAATTCCAGCAAATTGTAATCGAATCATTAAAATGCGCAAGAGACCGATCAATTGAATTAGGAAAAAACTAAAAGGATAGGTGCTCATTAAATGATGCGCACCTATCCTCTTATTGATAGATATGAAAGGAAAAAAACCTTCTTACTGTATAAGCCGAGCTATTATTATGGCTATCATCATTAGGATTAGTAAGAACCTGGTTTTCTAATAAACTGTCTCGAATGTTGAATTAAGTGCCCAACCTTTTCAAGCACTGGTTCGATAGAGTTTTCTTTTTTCATTAAATCGTAATCGGAAATATTTACCCTGAGAACAGGGCAAGCATTGAAATTATTAATCCAATTTTCATAACGTCCATACATTTCTTCCCAATAAGCAATTGGGGTCTCTTTTTCCATGTCACGACCTCGGATTTGGATTCTTTCTAATATTTCATCCAGTGACCCTTCTAAATATATCAATAAATCAGGGTGTGGAAAATAAGGAGTCATGACCATTGCATCAAATAAATTCGTATACGTTTCATAATCCGTTTCGGACATTGTACCATTATCGTAATGCATTTTTGCAAAGATCCCTGTATCCTCATATATTGATCGATCTTGAATGAATCCACCACCATATTCGAAGATTTTCTTCTGCTCTTTAAAGCGTTCTGCTAAAAAGTATACTTGTAAGTGGAAGCTCCAGCGTTCAAAGTCAGAATAGAACTTTTCTAAATATGGGTTCGTATCTACCTTCTCAAAAGAGGTTTTAAATTTTAGTGCATTTGCTAATGCATTTGTCATAGTAGACTTACCTACCCCAACCGTACCAGCGATTGTAATGACACTATCATTTGGAATATGATATTTCTCACGAAGATTCATTGTATTTACTCCTTTATTCATTCGTATTGGCTACCTCGTTTAATTGTTTACGCACCATGGTTATAATTTGATTCAAGTCTGTCTGATGGCGTATAAAATCAACCTCGTCCCCATTAATTCGAATGATAGGAATGTTAGGATGAAGTACTTCA of Oceanobacillus zhaokaii contains these proteins:
- a CDS encoding deoxynucleoside kinase, with protein sequence MNLREKYHIPNDSVITIAGTVGVGKSTMTNALANALKFKTSFEKVDTNPYLEKFYSDFERWSFHLQVYFLAERFKEQKKIFEYGGGFIQDRSIYEDTGIFAKMHYDNGTMSETDYETYTNLFDAMVMTPYFPHPDLLIYLEGSLDEILERIQIRGRDMEKETPIAYWEEMYGRYENWINNFNACPVLRVNISDYDLMKKENSIEPVLEKVGHLIQHSRQFIRKPGSY
- a CDS encoding YaaC family protein, which translates into the protein MNKSNEFYTYLQSQQTAQRYLLQCYKKIGTKDAESKSYANCNTFIYYLDHGNRFFESGKQLDLFARPILYFYGLTHLLKACLLTKRPDYPESTTYLAHGVTARKRKKKNYSFMEDEVKVQHHGLLPYFSEHLLSMKKLPFEKIKMGELLALIPEMDSYFTYGKQAKMVTIGSCHSPHLQFPMHLLDTYHLTENAFIHRVQAYLPCIKQIKHDKSTIHVELNSLLRQSAGGPFFFHMEDETIYFPIHRESYCPISEIIIHYLLLYNLSMLSRYEAEWWGELLQLKPDQDYPFITHFLQITAKKMPMMLEQALYTN
- a CDS encoding HD-GYP domain-containing protein; amino-acid sequence: MLVEPSQLIPGCVLIRDVNGKSNRPIIPENTVLTDEHIIVLQKYLVQTVAVASKLINGDKYIPKPIDQKKVIKQEQLKTKQASKQNQSFSDQFNEVVANYKTLFNQWQNGMPIDIPAVRKLIIPLLERIENINIEAYTLHHDTTKSEYIYYHSVAVGILSAYLGKKLDYPKGEWLQIGLAGFLSDSGMAKIDPKIISKASYLTDSEFAEIKKHPTYAYRLLEHLPAINPAVKLAVLQHHERLDGSGYPLGLTQDKIHIYSRIIAIADTYYAMTSDRLYREKKSAFQVIEELQKEQYSRLDYQIVKVFIHHLINVAIGSQVVLSNGQIGKIIFVDSDHPTRPIIQLIDSDELIVLKDMPDLYIEKVMKD
- a CDS encoding serine hydrolase; this translates as MKQNVKKGLSFLLISLVFMTSLIIPSFSAQAAGTLDLNAESAILVDAETGKVLYSKNADVALPPASMTKMMTEYLVLEAINNGDISWDTTTQISDYPYKVSANPSFSGIGLTQNKDYTVRDLYNAMAVFSDNGTTIALAELVSGSEAEFVKLMNQKAEEMSLPEAKFVNSTGIDNADLVGINPDLTDENGSNLLSAKSAALLAFHLINDYPEALDISKQTTVEFEGYTVENLNWMLPHDATNFKQYYYEGMDGLKTGHTILAGYTFTGTSERNGSRLISVVMKTASEDERFKETAKLMDYGYTQFQSTELFPKGYKLEGESAIPVAKGKEDTVEVSLNEGVTLPIDPDNADKYHIEYNIDKDKLNEDGELTAPIEKGEVVGTATVKFDGENDFGYIFPESESTIELVTDDAVEKSNWFMLTLGAIGDFFANLFTASVDWIKGLFS
- the guaB gene encoding IMP dehydrogenase produces the protein MREDKFTKEGLTFDDVLLLPAASEVLPRDVNLSTDLSLNLKLKTPFISAGMDTVTEAEMAIAMARQGGLGVIHKNMTIEEQVEQVDRVKRSESGVITNPFFLTPEHQVYDAEHLMGKFRISGVPIVNSIEEQKLVGILTNRDLRFIQDYSISIAEVMTSENLVTAPVGTTLEEAENLLQQYKIEKLPLVDDNNILKGLITIKDIEKVIEFPNAAKDKQGRLIVAAAVGVTGDSVKRIEKLVNAGVDAIVIDTAHGHSKGVLDQIKAIREIFPELDIIAGNIATAEGTKALIEAGATIVKVGIGPGSICTTRVVAGVGVPQITAVHDCAVAASEYGVPVIADGGIKYSGDIVKALAAGAHAVMLGSMFAGTTESPGETEIYQGRKYKVYRGMGSLGAMKAGSKDRYFQEESDNKKLVPEGIEGRVPYKGSVADTVHQLVGGLRSGMGYCGTGTIEALRKDSQFIRITNAGLLESHPHDVQITKEAPNYSIR
- the serS gene encoding serine--tRNA ligase, whose product is MLDMKYLRNNFTEVKDKLTHRGEDLSELNHFEELDSKRRELIIQTEELKAKRNEATKQISVLKREKKDAEPAIKEMREVGDQISVLDRQLNEIEEQLQQIMLSIPNIPHESVPIGEDEEDNIEIRNWGVQPTFDYQEQAHWDIASKLDILDFERAAKVTGSRFVFYKGLGARLERALINFMMELHADEHGYVEMLPPTIVNRASMTGTGQLPKFEEDAFKLEGWDYFMVPTAEVPVTNYHRDEILPGGNLPIKYVAFSGSFRSEAGSAGRDTRGLIRQHQFNKVELVHFVKPEDSYETLEVLTGHAEKVLQLLNLPYRVMSMCTGDLGFTAAKKYDIEVWMPSQEKYREISSCSNFEDFQARRAGIRFRREANGKPEYVHTLNGSGLAIGRTVAAILENYQQEDGSVIVPEALRPYMGGKEVIK
- a CDS encoding GTP pyrophosphokinase, which codes for MEKDYLQQLKEIRDEVTRFMMTYKFGLREMDTKLTILKEEFQHFHDYNPIEHIKSRIKSPESILQKAHRKNIEMSLDSIKKNIRDIVGIRIVCSFNTDIYRISDMIQKQKDIMLIECKDYIKNPKPNGYKSLHLVLAIPVFMSDREEQVYVEIQIRTVAMDFWASLEHKIYYKYNKSIPDHLEKELADAATAANELDLRMEQLYKEVNYIKEHQVPDYDENYLGIDDVKLQIPKHFLDSFLKEK
- the proC gene encoding pyrroline-5-carboxylate reductase, yielding MDKKIAFLGAGSVAEAIISGMIRSEVVNKEQIIVTNRSNLERLEQMKNNYGVQCTTDKEEAFSYADIVMLAVKPNNVEESLESIKAYLNPNQLIVSIIAGVTTESIRSNIGIDAGVVRVMPNTSASIGRSATAITAGEFASEQQVTLVESLFQSIGITAIVKEEDMHIVTAVSGSGPAYFYYLVEAMEKAATESGLEKEIADKLITQTILGAGEMLKQSGETAAGLRKKITSPKGTTEAGIQQLEEKKFQQIVIESLKCARDRSIELGKN